A segment of the Panicum hallii strain FIL2 chromosome 1, PHallii_v3.1, whole genome shotgun sequence genome:
TATGATAGTCATCGTTGATGTGTTCCAGTGATGAGGTGTGCTAGGGGTAGTTTTGGGAGTAAAAAGGGTGGGCAGCGCTGCCTTCCCTTTAATTGTTGGTCTCGTCTTCCTCTTGTTTTGCTGTACGCCGGACACAgtcgtcttcctcctctcgcTCGGGCTGTGGAGATGGACTCCGCGCAGAAGGGACAAACAGATGTTCCGTGTCGAGATGGTTGTGGCATTGGATTGGAAGTTGCTCGGGAGATGAAGGATCTATCCCTTTCTCGTGAGAAAAAGGTATTTCTTTAGGATTCGGGGTTTGGATTGGGGCCAACGGTTgtgggacggcggcggtggtaggagGGCGGAGCGGCGCGGTGGCCAAGTCGCCGCCGGCCACGGGCGGAGGTcgaggcggcggtgggcggcaactcaagagcagcggcggcggacaCTAGGCAGCACGGCCGGCGTCGAGTTCGCTGCTGGCCGTAGGCGGTGgtagaggccggcggcggcgcgttggCGCTTTGCTTTTTCGAAGAAAGAGGAAAGtggaaggaagaagagagaggcgAGGAAGGAGAACAGTAGAGAGGATCCTCTCCCCAATATGCCCTTCTAGTCTCCAACACCACAGGACGCAATCGATCTCTTTGAATAGTCTTCCTGCACGATTCACCCTCACCAATCTCCACGAGCGGTGCAGACAGGCCTTGTGCCCGTATGGGCTTGTGGAATATCCATGCTCTCTTTTATACTCAATTGTTGAGCTCAAAACATTGCAATGAGGAGGTTGTGTGCGGTGTGCCGTGCAGAAGTCAGAAACAGTTTATTTACTAAAAGAAACTAACTTGCAAACATGAATTTATTGGTGTTGTTTTACCATGCGTGTGGTCAGCGCCTACACCGAACCGCCCACCAAGCTAGCCCGTAAGTTAGCTGACAAAACCTGGAGATATATTGGACCCTTCCAAACTAATAATTAGCTAGACAGCTAATTGCTAATTTTTAACTTGAATAGACCATACTACCTCTATGTTTTTTTGGCCGAATTTAggtgggagagggaggggatcGAAGGTAAAAGGAACTTTAAACACCATTAGCTACGAGTAGCTGGGTTCGATCAGCTAATGAAATATTACAGTAAAAGTTAGATGGGGAATAATTAACTGCTTCATTAGCTAGTCTGTTTGGCTCTTTAATAGGTAATTTTAGCTAGCTAGTGATTATTAGCTACAGGATCCAAATAGGTCCAAGTTTTAAGTCAACTCAGGAGTTTTTGCGCTGGCCCGTGAGCAAATACAGTGCATGATCACATCTCAGGCTAATGAACACAGACAAACAAGCGGAAAGATCCATGCAACGAGAGACGGTTagacttttttttttggttcGGACAGACGGTTAAACATTAGGCAATCCGTTTAAAAGACTTTTTCTGTTTTAAAGCAGGATACTTCTAGATTGGCAATGTCCACTCCGAATACGGTTGCTTCGGTTCCCTTGGACTCCGCAACTGTCCGTTAGAAATTGGAATGCCCTAGCCCAGTTTGTACGGACGCTCGTTTGCACATGCAGACTAGTACGTTCCGTTCGCTGGGAGCCCCGGGGGTTAGCCCCAATGCCCCACGATGAgcacgccgccgcggcgccgcctccgccggctCCAGAGCCGCCGGAGCCAGAGCGGGAGCCAACGTGGACCCGCAGGGACGACAAGTTGCTGGAGCTGCTGCTCGTGACCAGCAGCATCGTCGCCATCCACTACGGCTCGGACATCATCGGCAAGACGCTGGCCCAGATGGAACGGCGGTCCCGCTTTATGTTCACCGAGCTGAGGCACGTCCTCGAGGCGCTGGACGTGGAGACGCCCCCCGAGTGGGACATGGAGATCGCTGCTACGGCCGCGGCGCCAGCAGCGGAGGAAGaagcgcccgaggcggcggtaCCTTCTGCCCCACCAGTCGCGGTGGCGGAGGACTCTGCTTTGCCAACGGttgtcggcggcggcggtggcacgTCCGAGGGCAGGCAAGTAcgcaggaagaagaagaaggctgTGAAGTGGACGCCAGATGAGCACAGGTATGCACATCGTCTGTTTTGCCTTAATAGCTTCATTATTACCAAGTCAGGCCTCTATCAGACGTCGAGTAGGCCTCTATCAGATCAAAATACAGAATAGAAAGATACAGTAGTCGTTTTCATGTATCAATGCTACTAATGAAAGCCTATGATCTGCGCATTGAATATTCGATCTGGTAAATGCTTGCAGGTATTTCTTAGCAGGTCTCGACAAATATAAAGGCAACTGGAAGGCGATGGCGATGGAGTACCTGCCGTCCAGGAGCGCGAGCCAGATCGCCAGCCATTACCAGAAGTACCAGAACAGGGAGAAGCAGAGGGAGCGCGACGAGTGCAGGCGAGCGAGCATACACGACATCACTGAACCTGCGAGCGCCGCCGCACTTGCAGTAGCAGGTGGTGGCGCAGCGACTGCACGGAGGAAAGACGACGGTGATCTTCCAACAAGAGCTGAGGCTAGCGCTCGGGGTCAAGAAGGTGAACCACGGGAGCCAGTACAGAGCGGTGAGCCCACACGTGGAGATGGACCTGGTACAGGTGAAGAGTTTCCTGGTCCAAATGACCCTGGAACTCTTCTTACATAGGAGAGGGAAAATGTTATACTCCTTATACAGTATATGTTAGTATGTTACAGATTTGGGTGGTGGAAGTCAAGCTGGTATGTACGTATGGCTACATAGGTAGGGGATTTTGTGGCTGCATGCATGTTGGAACAGGCGCATGCATCTGTGCTGTTTTGATTGAGGTTTTCAAAAGCAACCATGGTTTAGTAGAAATCTAGAGATTTTGCATATATATGACAAACATTTTGTTTTATGAATTGGTGCATTGTCAAAGATTGTGATTTTCTGAAATGGAAATAAAAAAGTACATTCACTACTAAAACAATTAATTCACTGGGACTTGAACCCAAGACATTTTGCCTCATGCATGGTTTTTTTACCATCCCACCTACATAGCACATCTGATCTTGGATGGGGTGCTTTCCTTTTAAACTAACACGTGAAGGACTCTTTAGTCCCGGTTCGTAACATGAACCGTGTTACGAACCGGGACTAGAAGTCTTGAACTCTAGTCCCGGTTAGAGGCTCCACCCTCTAGCCATTAGACCTGGGACTAATACCTTGATTAGTGCCGGGCCCAACAACACCCGGGATAGATGCTAAAAACCAATAAGCAGTTTTGTAGTAGTGAGATTTGTGACACTTTGTCAGCTTAAAAGTTTAGGAAATGACATGATCAATGTAGCCTTAGGCCACTATCTTTTATTATAACATACTTTTAAAACCAAAGAAATTTGGCAGTAGTTACCAGAAATAAGTAGTGTACTGTTATGTTAACTCTTATTTCTATGTAACACCCAAATACCAGCCTCATCAGGTTCACAAAATCTTTGTAGGATTTCGCTCCCTATGACATTTGGTTCAGATGTTTTTTTTAGTTATCTTAACCCTTTTAATTTATATTTTAAAAATAATCCACTAGAATAAATATTTATAGATCTATAATCCTTTTTAATTTTGGGCACCAAAAATCGTGTCACTATATAGGTGTAAGTCCACACGGACTAGTGTATGACGTGTCTATCAACCCTTTGATCATAAACcgtgtctatctatattataatTTGATTAACATGAAGATTAGGAGTTCAGCAGTAGGTATATACAGTTCTTGCAATAAAAGTAACATTTGGTATATTTATTAAGAATATTCACAGGTACAAACACACGAATTTGGTCCAAGTACGAAAATTCAGCAAATATATATGCACGTATTGTGTGATTTGAACTGTAGTTGCAAGCATAGATACTGTGGACATGGAAATCGCTAATTGAGATTCTAAGACATTACCTAGAGTCATTCAGGGGTTTTAGATTCTCTTGGATCTTGATTACCTAGAGTCATTCAGGGGTTTTAGATTCTCTTGAATCTTGATTGGCTAGTGGACATGGAAACTTAAGTAGGATAGGGGGAGTTGTAGCAATTGGACGAGAATACTTCTTTAATAGAAAAATAGATGCACTCTACCTTTTGTCGTAATTTATGTTACAATGATTTTCCATTCATAAACTAGAAAAATAATGAAAAATAACTATATTAAACTCCTATCCTATTCATTAGTCTCATATACCAAACAAGTTTCCGAGACTACAAAATAAGTCCAGCTTACCGAAGTGCTCTCCATATCTCGACACTGCCGGCCTGCCCCTCGACTTCTCTTGAAGGGTCAGTGTCGTCCCTCTCAACTATCACACTGTCTAGTAGAGTTTTTAaacttttctctttttttttggcTATACAGAGTCCTTACTCCTACGTCCCTATAAATAGACACCCGTACTGAGTCGGCGACTCGAACCCGGATGGATAGGTTTCACCACGAGAAACCTGGTTAAGCTGTGCTCATCTCGCACCATCATTTGCATAGGGCACGCTCCGATGTTGTGCGGCGAAAACAACAATGCAATTAAGGTCATGAGGAATCAGGTTACGAGGTTGAGGTGAGGATCCATAGTTGCAAAAATTGACTTAGGCCTCAGAAATCAATTTTTGTGGAGCACGATGTGTGCCAAGTGCTGCGACAATGCATAGTTTGTGTGCATACCCTCCCCGTTACGCTGCCTTGCTATAGCCAATCCCCTCCCACCATAGAAGGGGCTTCACGGGATGAATGTGTCAAAGCTGGCTAATTTCTGTACGGTGTACTAATGGAGCAAAATATATACGATAATCATGGCTCAACAAAAGGACGCATAATACGGCTTTCTCATGAACATGGCATGCCATGTAGGAGCAAAGACCAGATTAAGCTGAAAATGAAAGTTGGGAGGTTTGAACGACGGTTGATACGACAGCTGAGGAGGGCGAAGATCTTTGGAGAAAGTTAAGGGACGAAGATGACTATGCATGCATAAACTAACTAACCGTTGCGTCATACACATACTAGATTGGACTGGCTCCTCAGGTGTGGTCATCATGCCGCCCAGCCGTGTTACACAACACAATGACCTTGCTGTCGATGATCACTTGAACGGGTCCAATAATGCTTACTAATTTAATGGCCAGTAGCCGAGCTCTAGTAGACACATGCTGCATCTCGAATTCTCGATCGCACCGAGCCGTCGACCCTTTTGTTTGCAAAGGAGACCGAGCGAACacaccggccgccggccgcgccatCTCCCCATCTCTCCATCACTCCATGAACCTACAGCAGGCGCGACGTTCAATCATACGGAACTAGCAGAAGAGTCCAAAAAAATTCCTCGGACCCACAGCTAGATTAGTCATGTAATTGTCCGGCTTCGGCTCCGGCTTATCCCGAGGAGTTCTGCCAAATATTTTGATATTCTGTATGAGGAGCCGTTTCAGTGAAAAACAGAAAAGCTGGAATCGTTTTGGAGAACCAAATAAACAGCTCCGGGCTCTCCTCAAGAGATGCCCCTTACCAGGAGCCCTACCAAACACTCCCTGACAGTTCACACTTGATCGAATATATAAGGATATATAATGTATGCTATCCTCGCTGCTTCACAGCCATAAATTATATGTTAGAATAGCCGTCTAATTAAGTATCCAAGCTCCGTTGTTGTAGGATATCGCAAAAAAACAATGCAACTGAAAAAATCCAGGCGCCACACGCAAATCACCAAGATTAATAGATGCATATCATTATCACTCATTTTAGTTAACCTTAATATAGCACTAGCTTTTTCTCGCAAAAGAAACATATAGCACTAGCTTTAACCTTATGCTAATTTTACATTACCATTGATCCATTTGGGTGGAATGAGTTTCAAATATATGGTTGTGGTGATACAGTCGCtctattttttttgtttttttgaaaGAAAGTGATCCAGTCTCTCTAGCAACCTTAAAAAAAGATCAGATGTGGGGACAACTATACAGACCACTTCAAAAACTAGCAATAGGAGATAGGCCAAAAATTGTTCAAATACAGCACGATGTGATTAGTGGTCCCGTCTTTCTAATGATAAAAAATGTGACTGTTGGGTACCCTGCACAAAATGCCGTCCATCACCTAGAGCAACTACTCCCTCTAATCACAAATATAAAGATTTCTAGTTTGTTACACATTAAACCCTTTTAATTTTGAGTATCAAGAGAAAAATATTGTTAATATTACCATTGTAGAAATGACATTACTAGATTCATCATAAAACCATCTTAATATGTAACTCTTTCTATTTGAAAGAATATATTTTATAGATATTATTGATCAAAGCAGTATATTGAAGACTCTGTCGATGTCATAAAATGCCTATATGTGTGCACGGAAGAAGTATGCCCCTAGTTAGGGTATGTTATAGTTTGCTGACTGATAATGATAATATAATCGATGAGGCTATACCAAGTATTCGCAGGAATGGGTCTAATGGATGCTAGAAGTGATTGAAAAACAACAAAATCAGGACCAAAAGTTAGGTTGAAGTGGACAAAGTCCCAAGGGAAGGGATGAATGTCAGATGGTTTCATGATAAGGAATTTGTATACCGCTTGAGCTTTGGGCTTAAGCACTTGCACACACATAATAATGATCCGATGCTAGATTAATTACGTAATTGACAGCCCACAAGACCACAGCTGCTGCTTCGCAGCCAGAAATTAATTACGTAGTTGGAAGACCAAACCTAGACTCCCGCGGTATGGTCAAAAATTGACTTCTCCTTGCAGCTTTTTTTAGTTGACTTTAAGGTTAACAAATTTATGAATTTCTTCGAATTACGTGATAAGCAGAGCTTAAAATATTTTTCAGGAGCAAGGAaacataagcaatcactcggtatGATTTCGTGGGCTAACCATTGAATCAAAATGTAACATTTCAAATCCATTCATTTTTCTGTAACAATTTATTTCTATATCTGGTAAAAGTTATTTCCTTCTGTTGAACCCATTCTTTCTCAGACTAGGATATTACGACTATCGCATATTTTCAACAACAACAAAAAAACTGTCAACATGCATTTTTCCGGTAACATTTTATTTCTCTACCTAAGGTATTTAATTTCTCTGTCGGGAAGTTTTCTATGCGCTGGAGCATTACAAATATGTCGACTCTCATATTTGCATCATGTGCAGGAGCTTGCGTACCAGTACGCTAGGAAAGGGGCGTGCCTTTCGCTGGTGGCCCGGAGGAAGCACGCGCTGGAGGGCGTCGCCGCGGCCGCCCGGGAACGCGGCGCGCCGGACGTTCTTGTGGTTCCGGCCGACGTCTCCGACCCCGAGCAATCGAGACGCGCCGTCGAGGAAACCGTCGCCCACTTCGGCAAATGTACGCCACCCTGTCTTTATATTTCATTTCACCATCCCTACTGCTTCAGCAGCAGCTGCAAGTCTTGTCTGATCATGTCTGCATCACTGCATTTGGGCCATCAGTGAACCATCTGGTTGCCAACGCCGGGGCCTGGTCCATCTCCTTCTTCGACGAAATCACCAATATAACTGCGTTCACCAAGATGATGGTAAGCCAACCGAGTGCTCTGTTGATGTGTACAGAAGCAACATTTACAAATTGCGATGTGAATGAGTTCAAGCAGTGTCGTATGGTGACGTTTTTGGCATGCTCCTATCAAGGACGTGAACTTCTGGGGCTCTGTCTACCCAACCAACTACGCCCTGCCACACCTCAAGGCCAGCAAAGGAAAGCTCATCGTGTCTTCCTCCATAGCGGCGACGGCGCCTACATCTAGGTTGAGCTTGTACAATGTAAGCAATAGAGAAACAAATATTCGTCACCTAAAAAGAAGTTTATTTCTCAGTAGTTGATCATCACCTAACGCTAATGGTTTCTGAATATTGAAATTTGCCTGTAACAACAGGCCACCAAGGCAGCACAGCTCAGGTTCTACGAGACGCTGAGATCCGAGCTTGGCTCGGAGGTTGGCGTGACCATACTGACCGCCGGTTTCGTGGAGTCCGAGATGACCAGGGGCAAGGCAATCCAGAGAGACGGCGAGGTCGCCGTCGACGAGGAGGCCAGAGATGTAAGTTGCAACAAATCCAGATTCAGTGCTTCAGTCAAGTACACAGCTTCTCCAACGTCAGGTATTATTGTTTATGTTAGATAAttaggcaattttcggtatattttaattccaaatattagtAGCAATTTCATGATATAGATGAATGATAATGTGTGTAGgagatatgtgcatgtgtttatgttattctcactaataagcatgaacaaagaattaaacCAGAATAGGTTTAGTATGTACCCCAAGAcgggaccagtgccgggggcaccggttgcgccgttaccagctggaatagacatgctattcgactggccttgcttgaagtagccgaactatgtcgatgcaggaagatgttcgcagtgcagtcccacgaacggtcacgccgggaagtagacgaagtagtcgttcgcacggACACGCCAGGAAGTAGACGAAAtagtcgttcagggagcgagcagtcgcgtcaagacgctccccaaaaatcTGATTGCCCGCGCCCCGTGCAAGgccttcagcgagcagaggttccggaggccctgctctcgctagagctgtgcgcgcagtgctagcattgggaatggcagaaagcagctgagggagaagggagaggtctcctaagAAGGAGTACCTGGAGCAAGAGCTGAGTTAGTCAGGATgggaggagagggtgctggtttatataggcgtgaggtgcctcaggttcaacgaacctggacgtcatgaattgctttgatgagcggcagttattgtgcctcaggttcaacaaacctggacgtcgtaaagagccTTCAATGTCCGGTCATTAGTGTCGA
Coding sequences within it:
- the LOC112897248 gene encoding 11-beta-hydroxysteroid dehydrogenase 1B-like, with the translated sequence MPHDEHAAAAPPPPAPEPPEPEREPTWTRRDDKLLELLLVTSSIVAIHYGSDIIGKTLAQMERRSRFMFTELRHVLEALDVETPPEWDMEIAATAAAPAAEEEAPEAAVPSAPPVAVAEDSALPTVVGGGGGTSEGRQVRRKKKKAVKWTPDEHRYFLAGLDKYKGNWKAMAMEYLPSRSASQIASHYQKYQNREKQRERDECRRASIHDITEPASAAALAVAGGGAATARRKDDGDLPTRAEASARGQEGEPREPIWVVEVKLELAYQYARKGACLSLVARRKHALEGVAAAARERGAPDVLVVPADVSDPEQSRRAVEETVAHFGKLNHLVANAGAWSISFFDEITNITAFTKMMDVNFWGSVYPTNYALPHLKASKGKLIVSSSIAATAPTSRLSLYNATKAAQLRFYETLRSELGSEVGVTILTAGFVESEMTRGKAIQRDGEVAVDEEARDVQIGVFPVARVEKLCEAALNGIRRGDWYVTWPSLYLTVPLIACLAPEVLTWQSYALYNAKKGSPPLSQRMLDATGAKRFYPPALRHHPGIKTERTDDHKEDAASNV